In one window of Lepus europaeus isolate LE1 chromosome 14, mLepTim1.pri, whole genome shotgun sequence DNA:
- the LOC133773863 gene encoding LOW QUALITY PROTEIN: cyclin-C-like (The sequence of the model RefSeq protein was modified relative to this genomic sequence to represent the inferred CDS: deleted 1 base in 1 codon), producing the protein MVAPRPLRRLVLFYQGKLCSMAGNFWQSFHYLQWILDKQDLLKERQKDLKFLSEEEYWKLQIFFTNVIQALGEHLKLRQQVIATATVYFKRFYAMYSLKSIDPVLMAPTCVFLASKVEEFGVVSNTRLISAATSVLKTRFSYAFPKEFPYRMNHILECEFYLLELMDCCLIVYHPYRPLLQYVQDMGQEDMLLPLAWRIGNDTYRTDLCLLYPPFMIALACLHVAYVVQQKDARQWFAELSVDMEKILEIIRVILKLYEQWKNFDERKEMATILSKMPKPKPPPNSEGEQGPNGSQNSSYSQS; encoded by the exons ATGGTCGCTCCGCGG CCGCTCCGCCGGCTGgtgcttttttatcagggcaaGCTGTGTTCCATGGCAGGGAACTTTTGGCAGAGCTTCCACTATTTGCAGTGGATTTTGGATAAACAAGATCTGTTGAAGGAGCGCCAAAAGGACTTAAAATTTCTCTCAGAAGAAGAATATTggaaattacaaatattttttacaaatgttATCCAAGCATTAGGTGAGCATCTTAAATTAAGACAACAAGTTATTGCCACTGCTACCGTCTATTTCAAGAGATTCTATGCCATGTATTCTCTGAAAAGTATAGATCCTGTATTAATGGCTCCTACATGTGTGTTTTTGGCATCCAAAGTAGAGGAATTTGGAGTAGTCTCAAATACAAGATTGATTTCTGCTGCTACTTCTGTATTAAAAACTAGATTTTCATATGCCTTTCCAAAGGAATTTCCTTATAGGATGAATCATATATTAGAATGTGAATTCTATCTTTTAGAACTAATGGATTGTTGCTTGATAGTGTATCATCCTTATAGACCTTTGCTCCAGTATGTGCAGGACATGGGCCAAGAAGACATGTTGCTTCCCCTTGCATGGAGGATAGGTAATGATACCTACAGAACGGATCTTTGTCTACTGTATCCTCCTTTCATGATAGCTTTAGCTTGCCTTCATGTAGCCTATGTCGTACAGCAGAAAGATGCCAGACAATGGTTTGCTGAACTTTCTGTGGATATGGAAAAGATTTTGGAAATTATcagggttattttaaaattatatgaacaGTGGAAGAATTTTGATGAAAGGAAAGAGATGGCAACAATTCTTAGTAAGATGCCGAAACCAAAACCACCTCCAAACAGTGAAGGAGAGCAGGGTCCAAATGGAAGTCAGAACTCTAGCTACAGCCAATCTTAA